The following are encoded together in the Bradymonas sediminis genome:
- the rplA gene encoding 50S ribosomal protein L1, which produces MARHGKKYNDAAKQVDPLKLYGLDEAIASVKELSSTKFDASIDAAINLNVNPRHADQMVRGSLLLPHGRGKQTTVVVFAKGEHAAAAEAAGADFVGADNIIQRITADNWTDFDVAVATPDMMGQVGRIGPILGPRGLMPNPKSGTVTFDVAKIVKELKAGRVEFRVDKAGIIHLSFARVSFDEQKIKENLEEVISTLARLKPASSKAPYFRKISISSTMGPGFKLDTNFAREML; this is translated from the coding sequence ATGGCACGCCACGGAAAAAAATATAACGACGCTGCAAAGCAGGTCGACCCGCTTAAATTGTACGGGCTTGACGAAGCGATCGCGTCGGTCAAAGAGCTGAGCTCGACCAAATTCGACGCGTCGATTGACGCCGCGATCAACCTCAACGTCAACCCGCGCCACGCAGACCAGATGGTCCGCGGCTCCTTGCTGCTTCCGCACGGTCGCGGCAAGCAGACCACGGTTGTGGTCTTCGCCAAGGGCGAGCACGCAGCGGCGGCTGAGGCAGCCGGAGCTGACTTCGTCGGCGCCGACAACATCATTCAGCGCATCACCGCTGATAACTGGACCGACTTCGACGTCGCCGTTGCGACGCCGGACATGATGGGCCAGGTCGGACGTATCGGTCCGATCCTCGGACCGCGTGGGTTGATGCCCAACCCGAAGAGCGGCACGGTTACCTTTGACGTCGCCAAGATCGTCAAAGAGCTCAAAGCAGGTCGTGTGGAGTTCCGCGTCGACAAGGCCGGTATCATCCACCTCTCCTTCGCGCGCGTCAGCTTCGACGAGCAGAAGATCAAAGAGAACCTGGAAGAGGTAATCAGCACGCTTGCGCGTCTGAAGCCCGCCAGCTCCAAAGCGCCGTACTTCCGCAAGATCAGCATCAGCTCGACGATGGGCCCCGGCTTCAAGCTGGACACCAACTTCGCTCGCGAAATGCTTTAA
- the rlmB gene encoding 23S rRNA (guanosine(2251)-2'-O)-methyltransferase RlmB, which translates to MSRLPDFSFKTLVRDLMYIYGIHPVEELLLTVPEKVLKIFCEDPSATKFAEIRKIAESHGMKFVHADADELDHIAEDGNHQGVVVHTTPFEYDSLDNILRMNANESRACVMVLDQIQDPQNLGAIIRSAVALGVTGIIIPKRRAASVTPAVVRASAGQALKVRVAIVTNIAQTLEKLKKEGWWTVGAAAGEQSTDLWKIDFDMKAALVMGSEHQGLRRLVAEKCDFQVRIPMASGVDSLNVASAASIMLYEVRRQWAAR; encoded by the coding sequence GTGTCACGCCTGCCCGATTTTAGTTTCAAAACCCTGGTCCGAGACCTCATGTATATTTACGGCATTCATCCCGTCGAAGAGCTCCTGCTTACCGTGCCCGAAAAGGTCCTCAAAATCTTTTGTGAAGACCCCAGCGCCACTAAATTCGCCGAGATCCGCAAGATCGCCGAATCGCACGGCATGAAATTCGTCCACGCGGACGCTGACGAGCTCGATCACATCGCCGAGGACGGCAACCATCAGGGCGTCGTGGTCCACACGACGCCTTTTGAGTACGATTCACTCGACAATATCCTGCGGATGAACGCCAACGAGAGCCGCGCCTGCGTGATGGTGCTCGACCAGATTCAGGATCCTCAGAACCTCGGCGCGATCATCCGCAGCGCGGTCGCCCTGGGCGTCACGGGGATCATCATACCCAAGCGCCGCGCGGCGAGCGTGACGCCGGCTGTGGTGCGCGCCTCGGCCGGTCAGGCGCTTAAGGTGCGCGTGGCGATCGTCACCAATATCGCCCAGACCCTGGAGAAGCTGAAGAAAGAGGGTTGGTGGACCGTGGGCGCCGCCGCAGGTGAGCAGAGCACCGATCTCTGGAAGATCGACTTCGATATGAAGGCCGCGCTGGTGATGGGCAGTGAGCATCAGGGGCTGCGGCGCCTCGTCGCGGAGAAGTGCGACTTCCAGGTGCGCATCCCGATGGCCAGTGGCGTCGATAGCTTAAACGTCGCATCTGCTGCCTCGATCATGCTATACGAAGTACGCCGACAATGGGCCGCGCGCTAA
- a CDS encoding proline--tRNA ligase: MRLSNLFMPTRKEDPADAEVVSHKLLVRGAYIRMVTRGIYDFLPLGWKSVRKIEAIIREEMDRAGAQEVRLPAVQPAELWEESGRWQEYGPELLRFKDRKGSEYCLGPTHEEVMTNLIRNDVGSYKDLPLNLYQIQTKFRDETRPRFGLMRGREFIMKDAYSFDIDEESAKVSYQQMYDAYQRIFDRLGFEYAAVEADSGNIGGSLSHEFQVLAETGEDEIVRCVECDYAANVEKAETRPTEVSEATGEQLEMATVDTPGAKTIEEISAFLDVPASNCVKTLLFHVADQTVAVLVRGDHVVNEIKLTAFLREQLKVDAAAKENKEDAKPFELNMASDAQVKAATGAPVGFAGPVGLEIPVFADLEVQALSNFVVGANAADKHHTNVNHGRDFEVTAFADLRLAQAGDLCARCGGTFESHRGIEVGHVFYLGTKYSDAMGAGVQDQNGKMQSLKMGCYGIGVTRILAAVVEQNHDKNGIIWPMAIAPYQVIVLPLQMKNEEVIEAGEKIYAELQDAGIDVLLDDRKAGAGSKFKDADLVGIPVRIAIGSRGLKEGMVEVKVRSAAENEDIPLADAVEYIKTLVAQQS, translated from the coding sequence ATGCGTTTATCAAATTTGTTCATGCCGACCCGTAAAGAAGACCCGGCCGATGCCGAGGTCGTGAGTCACAAACTTCTGGTGCGCGGCGCGTATATTCGCATGGTCACGCGCGGGATCTACGATTTCCTGCCGCTCGGGTGGAAGTCGGTCCGAAAGATTGAGGCGATCATCCGCGAAGAGATGGATCGCGCGGGCGCCCAAGAGGTGCGTTTGCCCGCGGTTCAGCCCGCTGAATTGTGGGAAGAGTCCGGCCGTTGGCAAGAATACGGCCCGGAGCTGCTGCGCTTTAAGGACCGCAAAGGGTCGGAGTATTGCCTCGGGCCGACCCACGAAGAGGTCATGACCAACCTGATCCGCAATGACGTCGGCAGTTACAAAGACTTGCCGCTGAATCTGTATCAGATTCAGACCAAATTCCGCGACGAAACCCGTCCCCGCTTCGGCCTGATGCGCGGGCGTGAATTCATCATGAAGGACGCCTATTCCTTCGATATCGATGAAGAGAGCGCGAAGGTAAGCTATCAGCAGATGTATGACGCCTATCAGCGTATCTTTGACCGCCTGGGCTTTGAGTACGCCGCGGTTGAAGCCGATAGCGGTAATATCGGCGGGTCGCTCTCGCACGAGTTCCAGGTGCTGGCGGAGACCGGCGAGGACGAGATCGTGCGCTGCGTTGAGTGTGACTACGCCGCCAACGTCGAGAAGGCCGAGACGCGCCCCACCGAGGTGAGCGAAGCCACCGGCGAGCAGCTTGAGATGGCCACCGTGGATACGCCCGGGGCGAAGACGATCGAAGAGATCAGCGCGTTCCTCGATGTTCCCGCGTCCAATTGCGTCAAGACGCTCCTCTTCCACGTGGCCGACCAGACGGTCGCGGTGCTGGTGCGCGGCGATCATGTCGTCAACGAGATCAAGCTGACCGCGTTCCTGCGCGAGCAGCTCAAGGTCGACGCGGCAGCCAAAGAGAATAAAGAAGACGCCAAGCCCTTCGAGCTGAATATGGCCTCCGACGCCCAGGTGAAGGCCGCCACCGGCGCGCCCGTGGGCTTCGCCGGCCCCGTGGGGCTTGAGATTCCGGTGTTCGCCGACCTCGAGGTCCAGGCGCTGTCGAATTTTGTCGTGGGCGCGAACGCGGCCGACAAGCACCACACCAACGTCAATCACGGGCGCGACTTCGAGGTCACCGCCTTCGCCGATCTTCGCCTCGCCCAGGCCGGCGACCTCTGCGCGCGTTGCGGCGGCACCTTCGAGAGCCATCGCGGCATCGAGGTGGGTCACGTCTTCTATCTTGGCACCAAATACTCCGACGCCATGGGCGCCGGCGTGCAGGACCAGAATGGAAAGATGCAATCGCTTAAGATGGGTTGTTACGGCATCGGCGTGACTCGAATCCTGGCCGCTGTGGTCGAGCAGAACCACGATAAGAACGGCATCATCTGGCCGATGGCGATCGCGCCCTACCAGGTGATCGTCCTGCCGCTGCAGATGAAGAACGAAGAGGTGATCGAGGCCGGCGAGAAGATCTACGCCGAGCTTCAGGATGCGGGGATTGACGTGTTGCTCGACGATCGCAAGGCCGGCGCCGGTTCGAAATTCAAGGACGCCGACCTGGTCGGTATCCCGGTGCGCATCGCGATTGGCTCGCGTGGCCTCAAAGAGGGCATGGTTGAGGTGAAAGTGCGTAGCGCTGCCGAGAATGAGGATATCCCGCTGGCCGACGCCGTTGAGTATATTAAGACGCTGGTCGCCCAGCAGAGCTAA
- the nusG gene encoding transcription termination/antitermination protein NusG: MANEEEKRKEWFIVQTFSNYENKAKLALELRIEASERADDFEEIYIPTETVVEMKNGKRRERTEKFYKGYIFVKMFLDDETWHIVKDTPKVVGFVGGTQRRPMPVSEKEVKGIEEKIEEGTLRSETAYSFSQGDKVRITEGNFADFTGTIEEVNEEKEKLKVFVEIFGRPTSVEFDFDQVEETDE; encoded by the coding sequence ATGGCGAACGAAGAAGAGAAGCGCAAAGAATGGTTTATCGTCCAGACGTTCTCGAACTACGAGAACAAAGCCAAATTGGCTCTGGAGCTTCGCATCGAGGCGTCTGAGCGCGCCGATGATTTCGAAGAGATCTACATCCCGACCGAGACTGTGGTCGAGATGAAGAACGGTAAACGACGCGAGCGCACCGAAAAATTCTATAAAGGCTACATCTTTGTTAAGATGTTCCTCGACGACGAGACCTGGCATATCGTGAAAGATACGCCCAAGGTTGTCGGCTTTGTTGGTGGCACCCAGCGCCGCCCGATGCCCGTCTCCGAGAAAGAAGTCAAAGGTATTGAGGAGAAGATCGAAGAGGGTACCCTGCGCTCCGAGACCGCCTACAGCTTCAGCCAAGGCGACAAGGTCCGGATCACCGAGGGCAACTTCGCAGACTTCACCGGCACGATCGAAGAGGTCAACGAAGAGAAGGAGAAGCTCAAAGTCTTCGTCGAAATCTTCGGGCGTCCGACCTCCGTGGAGTTCGACTTCGACCAGGTCGAAGAGACAGACGAGTAA
- a CDS encoding MBL fold metallo-hydrolase, with protein sequence MSTNTESTDNPQGASNMIVESLVVGPLQTNVYVIGCTKTRRGAIVDAGGNAARLLKLAEKHELTIESILQTHAHIDHVAAIPEVKRATQAPIYLHPADQFMWQVAPQQGMRFGIQVEPLPDYEHELSDGQRIKVGELECEVIFVPGHSPGSVAFYFAEHALVLSGDVLFAGSMGRVDLPGSDPNAMRKSLERMKQLPDDTRVLSGHGPETSIGREKKLNPFLRGGW encoded by the coding sequence ATGAGCACAAATACTGAGAGCACAGACAATCCCCAGGGCGCCTCGAACATGATCGTCGAGTCGCTTGTCGTCGGACCGCTGCAGACCAACGTCTACGTGATCGGTTGCACCAAAACCCGCCGCGGCGCGATCGTCGACGCCGGGGGCAACGCCGCCCGGTTGCTCAAGCTCGCCGAGAAGCACGAACTTACGATCGAGAGCATCTTGCAGACCCACGCCCATATCGACCACGTCGCGGCGATCCCCGAGGTCAAGCGCGCCACCCAGGCCCCGATCTACCTGCACCCCGCCGACCAATTCATGTGGCAAGTCGCGCCCCAGCAGGGCATGCGCTTTGGCATTCAGGTCGAGCCGCTGCCGGACTATGAGCACGAACTAAGCGACGGGCAGCGCATCAAAGTCGGCGAATTGGAGTGTGAGGTGATCTTTGTGCCGGGGCATAGCCCGGGCAGCGTGGCCTTCTATTTCGCCGAGCACGCGCTGGTGCTCAGCGGTGACGTGCTCTTCGCAGGCAGCATGGGCCGCGTCGATCTTCCCGGCAGCGATCCCAACGCGATGCGCAAATCGCTCGAGCGCATGAAGCAACTCCCCGACGACACCCGCGTGCTGTCAGGACACGGCCCCGAGACGAGCATCGGCCGCGAAAAGAAGCTCAACCCGTTTTTGCGTGGAGGGTGGTGA
- a CDS encoding serine/threonine-protein kinase: MAKDPHLDSRTLDPGTVVMGRYVVEEKIAEGGMASIHRTFDRKTGRYVVLKALYPFYCEQPVVCTRFLDEGRIQRYLAHPNIIDVFDIVETSPLAIIMEYIQGPTLEDYLAERGPLNTLELLNLMLPVLSAVGFAHRKGIIHRDIKPSNILLKETDAALVPKVMDFGVAKVVRGQDLTADGTTVGTLHYMSPEQIVGSKGIDGRADIYSLGVTLYKLSTGEVPFNAATEFALMMAQVEAAPTPPRQLRPEIPEALEAIILRTLAKKPEGRFQNIGELTGALLELKRNIEAGDNSDDTLTLRFSDELLLHAMMANEVAVDRTSELNILESAELANLIVRTSSEGETIELDMPGSSEPTMQLDRARLRAKMRADRDESLALHGDDLLRIQESGADTKDTRPIELETTREQNSPDSRAFTRPFTRRKVPGAPAKAAEANALAASDDPTTEAPRPPDLHASGAHARGLLEESAPGTAEPSARLSDSFYEVDLSARVSRELEVPRRTPHTPQRAAQPHGPRRATLPMGSGGSGAPKIGPEDIVDGFNSPEFAELRARASGGHSQTKLSRDEVLEEFGRQLQSEPPAKKEAVSTLLRVLIGVLLVLFVGLLLALAWSLLGK, translated from the coding sequence ATGGCGAAGGACCCACATTTAGACTCTCGCACACTCGACCCGGGGACGGTCGTGATGGGCCGTTATGTGGTCGAAGAGAAGATCGCCGAAGGTGGAATGGCGTCGATTCATCGAACCTTCGACCGAAAGACCGGCCGCTATGTGGTGCTCAAGGCGCTCTATCCCTTCTATTGTGAGCAGCCGGTGGTGTGCACCCGCTTTCTCGATGAGGGGCGCATCCAGCGCTACCTTGCCCACCCCAATATCATCGACGTCTTTGATATTGTGGAGACCTCGCCGCTTGCGATCATCATGGAATATATCCAGGGGCCGACCCTGGAGGACTACCTCGCCGAGCGCGGCCCGCTGAATACGTTGGAGTTGCTGAATTTGATGCTCCCGGTGCTCAGCGCGGTGGGTTTTGCCCATCGCAAGGGGATCATTCACCGGGATATTAAGCCCTCCAATATCTTGCTCAAGGAGACGGACGCGGCGCTGGTGCCGAAGGTGATGGACTTCGGGGTCGCCAAAGTTGTGCGCGGCCAGGATCTCACGGCCGATGGGACCACCGTCGGGACGCTTCATTATATGAGCCCCGAGCAAATCGTTGGGTCCAAGGGGATCGACGGGCGCGCTGATATCTACAGCCTGGGGGTCACCCTCTATAAGCTATCCACCGGCGAGGTGCCGTTTAACGCCGCCACCGAGTTCGCGCTGATGATGGCCCAGGTCGAGGCGGCGCCGACCCCGCCGCGCCAACTTCGCCCCGAGATCCCCGAGGCGCTCGAGGCTATCATCTTGCGCACGCTGGCCAAAAAGCCGGAGGGGCGTTTTCAGAATATCGGCGAGTTGACCGGGGCGTTGCTCGAGCTGAAGCGAAATATCGAGGCCGGCGACAATAGCGACGATACCCTGACGTTGCGGTTTTCAGACGAGCTATTGCTCCACGCGATGATGGCCAATGAGGTCGCCGTTGACCGAACCAGCGAGCTCAATATTCTCGAGAGCGCCGAGCTGGCCAATTTGATCGTGCGCACCTCGTCTGAAGGCGAGACGATCGAGCTTGATATGCCCGGCTCCTCGGAGCCGACGATGCAATTGGACCGCGCCCGGTTGAGAGCGAAGATGCGCGCCGACCGGGACGAGTCGCTTGCGCTTCACGGCGACGACTTGCTGCGCATCCAAGAATCCGGGGCCGACACGAAGGACACGCGTCCGATCGAATTGGAGACGACGCGGGAGCAGAATAGTCCGGATTCGCGGGCATTTACGCGTCCTTTCACGCGCCGCAAGGTGCCGGGTGCGCCAGCGAAGGCCGCGGAGGCGAATGCGCTCGCCGCGTCCGACGACCCGACCACCGAAGCGCCGCGCCCGCCGGATCTGCACGCCTCCGGGGCCCACGCGCGTGGGCTGTTGGAGGAGTCTGCCCCAGGCACCGCCGAGCCCTCGGCGCGTCTCAGTGATTCGTTTTACGAAGTCGATCTGTCCGCGCGGGTTTCGCGTGAGCTGGAGGTGCCACGGCGCACTCCGCATACGCCGCAGCGCGCCGCTCAGCCACACGGGCCCCGGCGCGCCACGTTGCCCATGGGGAGCGGCGGAAGCGGTGCGCCGAAGATCGGCCCCGAAGATATCGTCGATGGTTTTAATAGCCCGGAATTTGCCGAGCTACGCGCCCGCGCCTCCGGCGGGCATTCACAGACCAAATTGTCGCGCGACGAAGTCCTTGAGGAGTTCGGCCGACAACTTCAATCCGAGCCGCCCGCGAAAAAAGAGGCGGTCTCGACCTTGCTACGGGTGCTCATCGGGGTGTTGCTCGTCTTATTTGTTGGCCTGCTGCTGGCGCTGGCCTGGAGCCTTCTGGGCAAATAA
- the tuf gene encoding elongation factor Tu, with product MAKEKFERNKPHLNIGTIGHVDHGKTTLTAAITRVMSDINGSNSSVDFDKIDKAPEERERGITISTSHVEYETANRHYAHVDCPGHADYVKNMITGAAQMDGAILVVSAADGPMPQTREHILLAHQVGVPAIVVFLNKADMVDDEELIELVDMEVRELLDKYDYPGDDTPIIPGSALLALNGEDSPLGAEAIVKLMDAVDEYIEEPERETDKPFLMPIEDVFSISGRGTVVTGRIETGIVKVGEEVEIVGLTEKPTKTTVTGVEMFRKLLDSGRAGENVGCLIRGIKKEDVERGQVLAKPGSITPHTKFEGEVYILKKEEGGRHTPFFDGYRPQFYFRTTDITGTVHLPEGSEMVMPGDRVTVTGELINPIAMSEGLRFAIREGGRTVGAGVVTKIIE from the coding sequence ATGGCCAAAGAAAAGTTCGAAAGAAATAAACCGCATCTCAATATCGGCACGATCGGTCACGTCGACCACGGCAAAACCACGCTGACCGCGGCCATTACCCGCGTCATGAGTGACATCAACGGCTCCAACTCGAGCGTTGACTTCGACAAAATCGACAAGGCTCCCGAAGAGCGCGAGCGTGGTATCACCATCTCGACCTCGCACGTTGAGTACGAGACGGCCAACCGTCACTACGCTCACGTCGACTGCCCGGGCCATGCTGACTACGTCAAAAACATGATCACCGGTGCTGCGCAGATGGACGGCGCGATCCTGGTCGTCTCCGCCGCTGACGGCCCGATGCCGCAGACCCGCGAGCATATCCTTCTTGCTCACCAGGTCGGCGTCCCCGCCATCGTCGTCTTCTTGAACAAAGCCGACATGGTCGACGACGAAGAGCTCATCGAGCTGGTCGACATGGAAGTTCGCGAACTTCTCGACAAATACGACTACCCGGGCGACGACACCCCGATCATCCCGGGTTCGGCTCTCCTCGCCCTCAACGGCGAAGACAGCCCGCTCGGCGCCGAAGCCATCGTCAAATTGATGGACGCCGTCGACGAGTATATCGAAGAGCCGGAGCGTGAGACGGACAAGCCGTTCCTTATGCCCATCGAGGACGTCTTCTCGATCTCGGGTCGTGGTACGGTCGTCACCGGTCGCATCGAGACCGGTATTGTGAAGGTCGGCGAAGAAGTCGAGATCGTTGGTCTCACCGAAAAGCCCACCAAGACCACCGTCACCGGTGTCGAGATGTTCCGCAAATTGCTCGACTCGGGTCGTGCAGGCGAGAACGTTGGCTGCCTGATTCGTGGCATCAAGAAAGAAGACGTCGAGCGCGGCCAGGTTCTGGCTAAGCCCGGCTCGATCACCCCGCACACCAAGTTCGAGGGTGAGGTCTATATCCTCAAGAAAGAAGAGGGTGGTCGTCACACGCCGTTCTTCGACGGATATCGCCCGCAGTTCTACTTCCGCACAACGGATATCACGGGTACCGTGCATCTTCCGGAAGGATCCGAGATGGTTATGCCTGGCGACCGCGTCACGGTTACCGGCGAACTGATTAACCCCATCGCCATGAGCGAAGGTCTTCGCTTCGCTATCCGCGAAGGTGGACGTACGGTCGGCGCCGGTGTTGTCACCAAGATCATCGAGTAA
- the secE gene encoding preprotein translocase subunit SecE — protein MDVSRYVNLVYFGIAILAFTIFDKSLIWLWESVDALRQVSIVGDAITLSTLIAIGLTVALVLYLYKRVDIRRYFSEVIIELQKVTWPNWSQTKRSTVITIVFTVVLSVFLWGSDQLWSKLTTWLLTNPGV, from the coding sequence ATGGACGTTTCCCGTTACGTAAATCTGGTCTATTTTGGCATTGCCATACTCGCCTTCACCATCTTCGATAAGTCATTAATTTGGCTCTGGGAGAGTGTTGACGCGTTGCGCCAGGTTTCGATCGTGGGCGACGCCATCACCTTATCCACATTGATCGCGATCGGCTTGACCGTCGCGTTGGTGCTCTATCTGTACAAACGCGTAGATATCCGTCGCTACTTCAGCGAGGTTATCATCGAGCTACAAAAGGTAACCTGGCCGAACTGGTCGCAGACCAAGCGCTCCACGGTTATCACGATCGTCTTCACCGTAGTCTTGAGCGTGTTTTTGTGGGGTTCCGATCAATTGTGGAGCAAACTCACCACGTGGCTTCTCACCAACCCTGGCGTGTAA
- the rplJ gene encoding 50S ribosomal protein L10 yields the protein MRRAQKEDVVAKLRDEFGQAKSIILTSHAGIKVNEVNELRSQFRAEGVTYSVVKNTLAKRALEGTDMEVLADSFSGTTAIAYSYEDAVSPAKIASKYAEKNDKFVLKGGYLDGTVLDADGVDQLAKMPTKDELRATLLRTFIAGPTNFVRLLNAVPTQMLHLLNARKKDIDEAA from the coding sequence GTGAGACGCGCACAAAAAGAAGATGTTGTTGCAAAACTGCGCGACGAATTCGGTCAAGCCAAATCGATCATTCTCACCAGCCACGCTGGGATCAAAGTGAATGAGGTTAACGAGCTGCGCAGCCAGTTTCGCGCAGAAGGCGTAACCTATTCCGTGGTCAAGAATACTCTCGCTAAACGTGCTCTGGAAGGCACCGACATGGAAGTCCTCGCGGACTCCTTCTCCGGTACCACCGCCATCGCATATAGCTATGAGGACGCCGTATCGCCCGCGAAGATCGCGAGCAAATACGCCGAGAAGAATGATAAATTCGTCCTGAAGGGCGGATACCTCGACGGCACTGTGCTGGACGCCGATGGGGTCGATCAACTGGCGAAAATGCCCACCAAAGATGAGCTTCGCGCGACGCTTCTGCGCACGTTCATTGCCGGGCCGACCAATTTCGTTCGCCTTCTCAATGCAGTACCGACCCAGATGTTGCACTTGCTCAATGCGCGCAAGAAAGACATCGACGAAGCCGCTTAA
- a CDS encoding response regulator, which yields MSPTVLVVDDSRTIRKVVEMALKASPFEVLGASNAREGMQAAQRLPAVILLDYYMPDASGYEVCRALKGNPSTAHIPIVMLGGNARQFSEVDARQAGADDVVMKPFLTDTLVSAIERLADGQVTSAAPTPAPAFQPPKPVAPAVAPPARPAPPPFATKPQPPTPQRQRVETPTPEPQRVEPSGPQRIEQPAAASAPAQPRTPATSTPGRLGGSQPRIATPDVNASTRAQDVAASAPVAPSTTSDSGVSNIGMSRAEIETVVKEEVQNAVKEQLPGLLRTVMGEVFQKKVLPKLVEHGEQRVNSIVENSLNEKIADVVRLEIERLLAED from the coding sequence ATGAGTCCGACGGTTCTGGTCGTCGATGACAGCCGAACAATTCGCAAAGTTGTCGAGATGGCACTTAAAGCGAGTCCTTTTGAGGTCTTGGGTGCGTCGAACGCACGCGAGGGTATGCAAGCCGCTCAGCGGTTGCCGGCTGTTATTTTACTCGACTATTATATGCCCGACGCGAGCGGCTACGAAGTCTGCCGCGCGCTCAAAGGGAATCCGTCCACCGCGCATATTCCCATTGTGATGCTCGGCGGCAATGCTCGCCAGTTTAGCGAAGTGGACGCGCGCCAGGCGGGTGCTGATGACGTGGTGATGAAGCCGTTTTTGACCGACACGCTGGTCAGCGCGATTGAGCGTTTGGCCGACGGCCAGGTCACCTCGGCGGCGCCGACGCCGGCGCCGGCCTTCCAGCCGCCCAAGCCCGTCGCACCTGCAGTGGCGCCACCGGCTCGTCCGGCGCCGCCACCCTTCGCGACCAAACCACAACCGCCGACCCCGCAGCGCCAGCGCGTTGAGACGCCGACGCCGGAACCCCAGCGCGTCGAGCCCTCAGGCCCGCAGCGCATTGAGCAACCCGCCGCGGCGAGCGCGCCTGCCCAGCCGCGCACCCCGGCGACCAGCACCCCTGGGCGCCTTGGCGGGAGCCAGCCGCGCATCGCGACCCCCGACGTTAACGCGTCGACCCGCGCCCAAGACGTTGCCGCGAGCGCGCCTGTTGCGCCCTCAACGACCAGTGACTCCGGAGTCTCTAATATCGGCATGAGCCGTGCCGAGATCGAGACCGTGGTCAAGGAAGAAGTCCAGAACGCGGTCAAAGAGCAGCTTCCCGGGCTCCTTCGCACCGTTATGGGCGAAGTCTTCCAGAAGAAGGTTCTGCCGAAATTGGTCGAGCATGGTGAGCAGCGGGTTAATTCGATCGTTGAGAATAGCCTCAACGAGAAGATCGCCGACGTTGTGCGCCTTGAGATTGAAAGACTGCTCGCCGAAGACTGA
- the rplK gene encoding 50S ribosomal protein L11, which translates to MAKKKVTVIKLQCPAGKANPSPPVGPALGQHGVNIMEFCKAFNARTQDQPGMIIPVEITVYADRSFDFITKTPPAPILILKELGIQKGSGIPNRKKVGTLTWEQVKKIAAIKLPDLSTDDIEAAARTVEGTCQSMGVRVKH; encoded by the coding sequence ATGGCTAAGAAGAAAGTAACAGTGATCAAGCTGCAGTGTCCTGCTGGCAAGGCGAATCCGTCGCCGCCCGTCGGCCCCGCGCTCGGTCAGCACGGCGTCAATATCATGGAATTCTGCAAGGCGTTCAACGCGCGTACGCAGGATCAGCCTGGTATGATCATCCCGGTCGAGATCACGGTCTACGCTGACCGTTCCTTCGACTTCATCACCAAAACTCCGCCGGCCCCCATCCTGATTCTCAAAGAGTTGGGCATCCAGAAAGGAAGCGGCATTCCGAACCGTAAGAAAGTCGGAACGCTGACCTGGGAACAGGTCAAAAAGATCGCTGCGATCAAACTTCCCGATCTGTCCACCGATGATATTGAGGCCGCTGCACGCACCGTCGAAGGTACGTGTCAGTCGATGGGCGTCAGAGTCAAACATTAA
- the rplL gene encoding 50S ribosomal protein L7/L12: MADVTKEQVVEFLSNLSVMEISDLVTELEDKWGVEASAAVAIAAGPAAGPAAAAEEQTEFDVMLTSFGAKKIQVIKAVREITGLGLKDAKDLVEGAPAAIKEGVDKDEAEKMKESLEAAGASVELK; this comes from the coding sequence ATGGCTGACGTTACAAAAGAGCAGGTCGTTGAGTTTTTGAGCAACTTGAGCGTCATGGAGATCAGTGACCTGGTCACCGAGCTCGAGGACAAATGGGGCGTCGAGGCTTCGGCTGCTGTCGCTATCGCTGCTGGCCCGGCCGCTGGCCCGGCTGCTGCTGCTGAAGAGCAGACCGAATTCGACGTCATGCTCACCAGCTTTGGCGCCAAGAAAATCCAGGTCATCAAAGCGGTTCGCGAGATCACCGGTCTCGGCCTCAAAGACGCTAAAGACCTCGTTGAAGGCGCCCCGGCTGCCATCAAAGAAGGCGTCGACAAAGACGAAGCTGAGAAGATGAAAGAGTCGCTTGAAGCTGCTGGTGCTTCGGTTGAACTCAAGTAA